In Lactuca sativa cultivar Salinas chromosome 5, Lsat_Salinas_v11, whole genome shotgun sequence, the DNA window TAATTTACTGTGATGAAATTGAATGCAAGCTCCAAAAAATAGAACGTAAAACACCATTAGTTACGATGTGGACAGCAGATAAGTTGAAGGAAAGACAATCTTTTGAGATTGAAGCTGGTGGATTTGGGGTTGGGAATCTAATTGAACAAAGTTCAAATTTAGAACTTGAGAAGAATGAAAATCAGGACACATGTATTGAGGTAtattctaagtataatatattattaaattatgttttagaatatattttaattatatcgTAACTTATTATAAGAAAAATATTCTAATGTCTTTTTATATTAGGTTAaagtatgattttataaaaatctggATATTCTTATATTACATGCTTATGGTTCATAGTAAATATTCTAGATATTCTGAGATGATAAAATATTACATGctcataattatattattatattatttttcagGAATATAAAGATAACTTTGATAAGATGTTCAATAAAGTTTCATCAATAAAGGAGGACATGTATGGAATTGTTTTTGATTGTATATCAAAGTTCCGAGATGTCGATATAACAAATGAATTGAAAGAGAAGTTCATTAAGTTATTTTCAGAGCCTATTTTTTCAAGTGCAGATAATCAAAacaatgaaaacaaaaaaaagggaTCACATGAAAGGGTTGAATCTCAAAATGGTGATGAAAGGCTTGAATCTCAAAATGGTGACACAGGGGAGAATTATATAAGTTCTTACAAATCACCATATATGGATAAAGCTGTGAATTTATTTGATAGAATCGATTTGCAGAATGTTCTTTTGATTCAGGTTCTAATAAGATGTGCACAGGAGAAAAATAAAATGTAAGTCACTAACTCTTGGTATAATACATGTGTATATTTATTCtaatgttgatgacatatttttTTGTTCATGTTTAAAATTAAGGGAGGTACTTTTTGAAACAAATACGGGAGAGATTATGCATAGACAGGATTTTGAGAGCATGAGGCCTGAACATGTTATACATCATCGTGTGATTGATTCTTGGGCTGCTGTTCTAAATTACGAGGAACAAAAATCAAAAAGTAAACCATACCGCCTGTTCTTCAATACCAAAATTATGGTAAATTCTTTTACAATTGGAACTTCTATATTTTAGTTGTAAATTGTAACAAGATATTCTAATTTTTCTGTTTTTCTATGTTTACAGAGTTCTGAGTTGTTAGATGAAACTAAATCTTTTGACGAGCGTTTTTTAACTTTTGAGACTCGTGTTGATAAGTTTCTATCTAATGTCAAGGCAAATGTAGATTTCAATGATCTTAAACTCGTaagaatattttattaattaaaatattacatTATTAAAAGATAGGAATTATGTTAACTTTTTGATGAATTTGTTGGAATTGCAGGtggttttcccaatacataacgGTGATCAGATGTATGCTGTTGTTTTCAACCTAACATATCCACAAGTTCATATTATAGACAGCATACAAACAAAATCGTTAGAAAAAACTTATGGAATGACAccaacatcattagtaagttttcATTTACTTTTATTAATTGTATTAAATTtacaatataatatatttaataatgtAATTTTGTTAATATACATTGCAGAAATTGTACTTTATACGATATTTGGAGAAAACTACATTTATCATCAATAATATCGAAGGTTTGCGATCAACAACAGTGAAGATGATGAAAATTGACTGGAACACAAAGGAGTTGACAACAGAGAATGGAGCACTTTTAATGAGACATATGGAAAAATATTGTGGAGAAAAGCAAGGAAAGTGGAATGTGGAAATGGAAAAAGGCAGTGATGTGCAAGCTGTTCAATTTGTAAAATTACGTGCCTTATATGCTGTTAAGATTGCTACACATGAAATCAACAACCacaaggaaagagttatcaaagaggcaatcgaatttggaaaatttgatcATGCGACTAGAAAAAAGATGTTAGAGGAAGGTATCCAAAGGATGGATGAATTGGAAATGAGTAATAGTTGATAGAAGTTTGgaattttataaatgtagttatgGTGACTTAACAACAATTCCTTTTCTAATATCTGTATTATTTTGAACAAATTAGACAAAAAAATGATGCCTAGTATTATGTAAGAAACTTGATATGGTTTATTAGGTGATTAATGCTTAATGTATAGTAGGTATTATGATCACTTCttaatgatatggtttattagGTGATTAATGCTTAATGTATAGTAGGTATTATGATCACTTCTTAATGACCATggtagaatattctaatagaataatgtaTAATGGCATcggtattctattagaataacatTCTTACATGCATAATCTTGTATTATAATATTTTGATAACAAAGCATTATACTGCAATCATTCGTATATACTTCAAAAAATTAAAGATTGAaaatattagaagaatcaatatgttCTCAAATGTATAACACATCATCACAACCCAAATGTCTCATACATCATCACAAACCAAAACAACAGAAAAATATCCAAACTAAAAAAGTCAAACTTTTATCTATATAGTATTATTGAACTTTATTGAAATACGAAAAAAATCGAAATATATTTCTAGACACAACTATGCACTTTGTACCTTGGATTTATTCAACAATGTCAAACATTTCCTTGAATTATGCCCTTTAACCCCACATGTTTTGCATGATCTTGATTGCTTGTTACCTTGAATAGTAGCCTTCTCCAAAGCACTTTTTAAACGTTTTCCTGTACCAGAACCTTTATTCTTCACCATAGGTGGATTTTCAACATCAACAACTTCAGGATTCGTAGTAGCTCCGTAAAGTTTATCAATATGATCTTCTTTTGTAACCAGTACTTTGTCTGAACCTTGTTCACCAATATCAGTCATAAAAACTTCAAGCTTCTGCATGAACTCTTCTAACTTCTTGTCATCATTACTTAATGAAGACAGACATTGATCAAGCATGGAAAAAGCTTTGTATGCAACCTTCTCAACATTTCCAGACGAATCACTATATCTAAACGTCCTTTTCAAAACTGTGGTGGGGATAATATCTCTTCTCCATCTCTTAAGAATGTATCTTGACGGAATCTCTTGTATGTCATAAATCTTTAGAATACAGAAGATGTGTCTACAAAAAATTCCAAACCGCTCAAAAAGCATGCATGAACATTTCACCGTTAGATCTTCTCTGTTGAATTCAACCTATTTCAAAAAGTATTAGCATAATAAGCATattcaaaaaagaaaaattagaataTTTTTTCAGAATCATTAGAATATTAAGTATATTCTAAAATGTCAACATTACCTCAAAATCACCTTCACTTGTGTTAAAATTCCATTCAGAATCGATGtcaactttttcttttttctcaACTACTACCTTCTTCTTTGATATATTTGTCCTTTTATGTTTGACAATGCATATGTCAGAAACAACGCCTGATGTAACACTCTTCTGTGAACAAGAAACAAGTGAATGAAGAATCTCCCTCTGCACCATGAGAAAAATAGTCCTGGTGTATACCATAGATGCATGTTTCTCCATATCTTCAAGAGGTGTTTTGATGATTGGAATTATAGTAGATGTatcaaaatcaaatttgatcTGATTATTCCTTTGCCTTTCCATAACAGACTCAAAAACATTCATAAAATTGTTTAACGTATAACCATGATGCGATACCCTATTGAATGCTGAATTCTCACTTTCTGACCGAGAAGTTGTTCTCATTAGACCTGACATCGGTACATCTTTAAAATAGGCTGGAATCCAACTGCTTCTCAAATCAAACATATCTTTCATCCATTTATTGTCTTGCAACTTATATTTTACCATTAATGCATCCCATCTCATTTCAAAATCATTGACAACAATTTTGGAGTCCCATACTATACTATTGAAGTCCGCCTTAAAATCTGATTCATTCATTGTTTCCCAGCTTACCTTCAAAAACAATTCATatattattctgttagaatataatATAGTATAAAAAGGCATTTCATTTAATCTATTATCctaattacaaaaaatatttcatttaataTTCTGATaagaatataacaataatgttagtACCTTCAATGGAAGTTTACTTGTGATATGCCACATACAAAATCTATGTTTTGTGTATGGAAATACTATCTCAATAGCTTTTTTCATTGCTGGATCTTGATCGGTCACGACCATGATTGGTGCTTTTCCAAAACACTTCAAGAATGACCGAAGTAACCAAATATAGGAATTTGTATCTTCTCTACACAACAAACCAGCTCCAAAAGTGACGCACCTTTTGTGATTATCAATGCCAGTAAAAGGTACAAATACCATACAATacctaaaaaaacacaaaaaaataccATTAgaatatataactaaaaatgtTTATATTTCTATAATAAATACCTGTTTGTACGATATGTTGCATCAAACGAAACAACGTCCCCAAATAACTCATAGTTTTGTTTTGAAGTGTCATCAGCCCAAAAGAGAGCATTTAACTGCTTCTTGTCACATCTGTATTCGTATGTAAAATTTGTAACATTCTCTTTACGATTCTGAAGCTTTGTAATCAACAAATTTGCATCAGTTCCCCCGATGTGACAATTTATATCCCTTGTAAAATTTTTCCAATCTATCTCTAGTCCATCAACAAATTCACATCCTCCTTTTATAACGCACATTAGTCTATATGCTGTAGTTGCCCCCACCTTTGCACTCGAAAGCTTATGTATAAAAGCTTGATCAACAACACTCAACTGACGTTTAGCTCTTGAAAGATGCATACAATCTTGATTGATCAATTTGTGGTTGTGTTGTTGTTCAAAGCGCCACAGGTAAACTTCTGAAGAATGTGGTATAGCTTTGAATGCAACAAAAGCTTTGCAATTTGTGCGTTTACAATTACTATTTCTCAATTGCTTATTATGATCATCACTAATTGTGTCTAAGATAGAAGTGTTTGGCAATCCCCCTCTATTGCATATAAAATATTTCGAAGTTGTGATTCCACTCTTTTTCCTCTCTGTTGATTTTCTAATATCAAAACCAGATCTTAATGCATATCCTTTATACCACTTAATAGCatcttttatatctttaaaaatTGAACCCAAAGTAGGTATCCAACCAGGTTCAACCACTGGAATCCAAAATAAAGAACCATCAGCTCCAATGAATTCTTTGCAAGATCCATATTCTGCTGCAACATTGTCACTTTGAACTATAAAAAAGAATATACTACCatgttaacatataatcataataatTTGCATTCATATAAATGTAATCATAAAAAACCACAATCTTATATGTGCATTATTCTATAAAGCATAATATGCAGTAACATGAACTTATCACCAACATCATTCTATAAAGAATAACCGATATCAGTAACATAATTACCTTGGATTTCCAATTGATTTCCATCATTGTCCAGAATCTCTGAATCACCAGATCTGAATTGATGATTTTCTTCATCGTAATGATCATTTCCGATGTCATTCATATCTAAATCATACATAATTGTTACTACATTAAAAATTGAATGTGTTATATGCAAATAACAATGAAAACAATGGTTACCTTGGGTTTCTGATTGATTTTCCTCGTTATGAAGAAACTCTGAATCAGTATAACCGAACTGATGATTTTCTTCATCAAGATGATTGTTTTCGATGTCATGCATatccaaatcatccataactgttATCATTATTGATATATCAATGTATGTAAaatattctataagaataacATGCAGTCTCATGAACTTATCACTAAGATGATGTTAATGAAAAGCAAATAGATGTTAATCAAAAGAAAACAGATGACATATTGCTGAAAAACATAATGATTAAATGaaaagttaaaaaacaaacaatgaaATAGGTGATACATTGTCAAACAACATATTATAGATTAAATTGTTTTCTATCTCAAATAAATTCAACAACAAATAATCTTTGATTGCTGAATTGGATGTCTCAACAAAAGATGATGTTTGATTTCTGAAATCACAAATCATACAAATATAAAATTGGAGAAATCGATAATAGTTGATGATTTAATTCATGAACTAGGTTAAAAATTGAATACGTTATATGCAACTAACAGTGAAATcgatgaaaactcaaaccttgatcaATTGACGATTTCATGACGTTGAGTAAAATTCACGGCTTGAAAGATTGTAAACAATTGTTGAAGATGAGGATTAGAAGAAATCGTTGAAAACTTGAACCTCTACCGAAATCGATGATCACAAAGTTAAAATTGATCAAAATCACTCAGCTTATCGTGAATTGCAGATGAAGAAGAATCAAGAACATGAACTCGAATAACACAAAAATCGTGAATTTAAAAGCTCTGATTTAGCATCGTTCGAtcaatttcaaaaatcaaaatcgaTTATCGGTTGACAGAATATAAGATTGGAGATAGAATATCGATCAATTTGAATTGAACAACAATGAATGTCGTATAAATTGGTAGAAACACATGAACAGGTGATGAACAGGTGAGATGATTTCTG includes these proteins:
- the LOC111895195 gene encoding protein FAR1-RELATED SEQUENCE 5; its protein translation is MITVMDDLDMHDIENNHLDEENHQFGYTDSEFLHNEENQSETQDMNDIGNDHYDEENHQFRSGDSEILDNDGNQLEIQVQSDNVAAEYGSCKEFIGADGSLFWIPVVEPGWIPTLGSIFKDIKDAIKWYKGYALRSGFDIRKSTERKKSGITTSKYFICNRGGLPNTSILDTISDDHNKQLRNSNCKRTNCKAFVAFKAIPHSSEVYLWRFEQQHNHKLINQDCMHLSRAKRQLSVVDQAFIHKLSSAKVGATTAYRLMCVIKGGCEFVDGLEIDWKNFTRDINCHIGGTDANLLITKLQNRKENVTNFTYEYRCDKKQLNALFWADDTSKQNYELFGDVVSFDATYRTNRYCMVFVPFTGIDNHKRCVTFGAGLLCREDTNSYIWLLRSFLKCFGKAPIMVVTDQDPAMKKAIEIVFPYTKHRFCMWHITSKLPLKVSWETMNESDFKADFNSIVWDSKIVVNDFEMRWDALMVKYKLQDNKWMKDMFDLRSSWIPAYFKDVPMSGLMRTTSRSESENSAFNRVSHHGYTLNNFMNVFESVMERQRNNQIKFDFDTSTIIPIIKTPLEDMEKHASMVYTRTIFLMVQREILHSLVSCSQKSVTSGVVSDICIVKHKRTNISKKKVVVEKKEKVDIDSEWNFNTSEGDFEVEFNREDLTVKCSCMLFERFGIFCRHIFCILKIYDIQEIPSRYILKRWRRDIIPTTVLKRTFRYSDSSGNVEKVAYKAFSMLDQCLSSLSNDDKKLEEFMQKLEVFMTDIGEQGSDKVLVTKEDHIDKLYGATTNPEVVDVENPPMVKNKGSGTGKRLKSALEKATIQGNKQSRSCKTCGVKGHNSRKCLTLLNKSKVQSA